The Humulus lupulus chromosome 7, drHumLupu1.1, whole genome shotgun sequence region attggagacaatctcgggattgactatgatctttataaaatcatcttgaaatatgcggagtgtacgactaggctggtcgtaagaaaaacttcaaccgttatgcttgcaatatcttactgatcgatactctaacagaactctgccaagtgtcagccacgtgttcagaaatcaccagccacgtcatccgtgcctgtttttttggataacattgtTGTTTTGTATTTATTGGTTTTGTTgcgtattttatatatttttttctttaccATGTCGGGTAAAATCTAACAAGATAGATTCTATGGCATTGGTCATTAAATGACACAGAAGTTAAGTACATTTAATGTCAATAAATACTGTTCAATTGTCCGACTAACATGGTAATCTTTTCTTGCTTGATTTTAGTCTCGACTCGAAACAAATATTTTGAATCATTAAGTGTGGTGTGGTTTGAaccatgttttaaaaaaaataaaactgcACCGCACTATggtttgaaaaacaaaaaacaCAACCTACGTACACCATACTATAAAGAAATTAAAATTGCTTGTACTTTGCAATCAATTTCAATAGGTTGACCATTTTTTAGAAGCCTTTTATCTACTTAGTTTATATTTGCTAATGGTGATGAAAATAGCCTCACTCAATCTGAATGACCCTGAGTTGTAGGAGACTCTGtacaaaatatattattttaaaaacaataatatataaaataataattttcaaaattttgagacctttttatatgtaaaaaaaataatattttaaaatttttggggCCTCATTATGTGGGGAGCCTAAGCACAAACTTGACTCGTCTGTGTGTCCATGATCGGCCTTGCTGAAAATAttactaatttttataaaaaaagaaTTATGTCTTGaagatttctctctctctctttttttaatCTTTTTCTAATGAAGATTTCTCTGTTtggatatttgaattttgcaCCAAATATAAATATAGGGTAGTTGCGAGACAAAAATATTAATGATACACATATGGTAAGgaaatgttatttaattttgtccGTACTGTGTGTGGTACTGTGTGTGATACACATGTGGTACGTATATCATACACATGTATACAGTATAacaacaaaattaataaatagagTTAGATGGCTGTGCATGGTGCCTAGGGCTGCCCACCTtgagtttatttatttaagtttaatattatttttacaatttaactatttttatataaattttgatatatatgccttctaaattttacaatttagtcattttcatGTAAATTTTAACATTTATGTCatctaaattttatattttacaaATTTTTATGGATATTATGATATTTTGCACACTCTAAATAATTTTCTGGATCCGCCAATTAGAACAATGCATGAAAACCTAAAGTTCatttataaaagaaaattattcaaaataaaaattaaattaaattaaatttttttgaaactaaaTTATTAAATGAATGTGTCTTTATTACTTTATTTTGGTTTTGAACATAATTTTGTGAGCCAGCTAATTAACTAATATGATCAGTAATATCAATACATATCACTCTCTTCAAAATATAttagtatatcacaaatatctgGATTTGTATTCATATATGCAATCCacgtttttttaattttatttatagaatttgttaattatttttattaaatttgtatcattgtcatataaatttcaaataaataaataatattatatataaaaaaatgacataaacatattaaataaaaaattacaccaaaatattgtttataattttaaaatatataatataacaacctttttaattaaacataaatgctatttttttaataaaaatttagattatgcattatatattattattataatgatattttataatattaataaatatctattattGATTAGTTTTACAcatatattctgttaaatatttataatattaagtTATTTAtacaaaagatatatatatatatatatatatatgggtgcactcttaatggtttcTACCCATgtatggttactttaatattaaccattagattaagatcaatggttcatatttatagttgttaattaatatttctaaaaatgaattttgaattttttaaatttttggaagggttacctgatgaaaactgtgtatttattttgaaaatataatattgtaaattttttcatttttcaaatgtatgtcaatttctaaatatatctAGTGTTTCTCTTTGGTTGAAAacaccattaattatggcaaaaaaaaataactaaattcgaaattaatatagaaaaaaaaatatttacctattggtaacttgctataccaagtcactatgttgtcacatcatcataattgttagtacccatctatgggtagtaaccattgagaagtcttccatatatatatatatttgatataaaTCAAATATTATACTAATAAATAATTATACCTTACAATAAATTTTGGCAGCttccttataaatatatatatgtattaattgAACCATGttttttatgtatatgtttcgAGTTTTGAGTAGCCAGCTAATTAATATGAGTAATACCAATTAATATTATACATACACATTAAATGTATTCATAAATCATATATTgttccaaaatatttttttaattaaataaaaagctTAATTACAGGTTCACTAATAATGCCATTATTAACTTTCTCTCTTTTTCCTGTAGATTTACTTTTTGGTTCATATATACAACTCGATCAGTGTAAAAAAAATGATCTACTAATTAATAAACCAATTAATTTGGTAAATCtgatataaattaattttttggcAACACTTGTTATGTATTTTAATTCTCAGCTTCGTCAGAAATTTTAAAGGGGCATTTAATCTCTATTTATAGTCAATGTGATCAATATTCATGTTTTGtacgtatatatatatttgaaaatgaattaatccaagttatatatatatatatatatatgcgtctGTGTCTAGCTACCAACATCATGTTCCCACCTTCCTTTTCAAGAGTAATAAGATATAATTAATTTCAGAGAGAGAAATATTTGTATTGGGTCATGAGTATTATAATGTACTAAAATAATAATTGATATGTGTCTcctaaaaaaatacatataaatttaTTGAGAAATACAAGCCTTTGATTGcctatggaaataaatatatcaattctgagagagagagaaagagagagagagagacaaaggcaagttaattataattattattattattaaaggaaAATGTGGTTGATAGATCAAACTTTTTTCATCAATAACCAAATTATTACacaaactaataataataataatatagataACTAAGAACATGGACACAGTAATTAAGATATCTCTAGACTACATTTTGATCATCTGCGCGCGCTCAAACTAatcaattattataataataattaacccTCAATTTTGGTATATATGATATGATCAATACGTCACAAACAATAATTttctctcaaaataattattaattgcATATATGCACTACGTACGTACGTACTTACTAATAATAATAGTCGAAACAAAGTGATTGAAACATATATATAGTGATCAATAATCAAAAGTAGTCAAGTGGTAGAGTTTGATCATCGAAATcaagatcatcatcatcatcatcatcgtcatcaaACCCTAGAATCCAAAGCCATAATAGTGCTGAGATTCATGGGATACATGTACTCAGTAGAGCCAGTGTGAATCTGCTCAACAATCATACTGTTAGCCCTCTCAGTTGGATGAAATGCATCCCAAAAGGCATAAATGTCTCTGTTAGGGCACAGATTAGAGGCAGCAGTGCAAAGCCCTAACCCATTATAAGGCCCTTGTCCACAGCATGCTATCTTTGCTGTCACAAATCCTGCTCAGCAGTacattaaatataaaattaaaaacaaaattatataatataaccccattattttataattatatattactaCTGCTCAAATTGCAGGTACGTACGTAAAATGAAAAGAACAAGTCTCTCTACCAACTATATTACAGTATTAATTAAAGAGTTGTTTTCAATAAGGACCACAAATTTGGTTGGTATTTTTCATTGTTTTTTCTTTTACTCCTCAGAAAACGGGTCTAACGTTCAGTGAATTAATTAAATGCAATATATACACATGTATGGGTATGTTCACAcagtgttatatatatatatatacttgatatGTACGTATATGTATAGAGAATGATTTAAGTTATACGTACCAAATGCTTGAGGGTTGTTGATGAAATTATAATGAGTTTGTTGTGTATTGACAGCAACAAAGATGTCAGAACCAATTTCACTGTTGATTCCCTTAACCATGTCAATAAGCTGGGGGTTGAACAACCCTGCTGCTCTTTGGAGCTCAGTTGAGCATTGGCCATGTCTGCCTCTCATGGCTAGTTCTGCTGGGACACACCCCAGTGGTCCAGTTCCAGTCACCAAAACCCTCCGGGCTCCGAGATCATACAGTTGCTGAGATAATATAGATAATCAAAGATTTGGCTAGCTCAGCAAACAGTTTGAAACAAAAACTACTAAATATTGATGATGATGACTATGAAAAAAGAGAAGTTGAGGATATATATGTATACCAAAAGAAGCTTTCTGTACTCAGAGATGAGATATGTGACATAGTCAGGTAGAGCATATTGGCGAGATCTAGCTGAAAAAGGCACCAAGTAATAGTTGTTGACAAAGTCATTGCCACCAACAGTGATTAGAACAAGTGCTTCGTTAACCAGTTGCTTAGCCTGAGCTTCACCGATAAGGGCAGCCACTCTTTGCTGGTAGTGTTGGAAGTACTGGTATTGTCTGTACATTCTGATTATGTTtatctgcatatatatatataacccatTTTGAGAACCCTTTTAGCCACTCTTTTCACacagtgcatatatatatatatactaattaaAAAAGTAATGACAACAACCAAACA contains the following coding sequences:
- the LOC133790641 gene encoding GDSL esterase/lipase LTL1-like, which codes for MAPLVFFGLVMVLLGALMTTHHQAEAARAFFVFGDSLVDNGNNNFLATQARADAPPYGVDYPTHRPTGRFSNGYNIPDFISQKIGSEPTLPYLSPELTGQKLLVGANFASAGIGILNDTGIQFINIIRMYRQYQYFQHYQQRVAALIGEAQAKQLVNEALVLITVGGNDFVNNYYLVPFSARSRQYALPDYVTYLISEYRKLLLQLYDLGARRVLVTGTGPLGCVPAELAMRGRHGQCSTELQRAAGLFNPQLIDMVKGINSEIGSDIFVAVNTQQTHYNFINNPQAFGFVTAKIACCGQGPYNGLGLCTAASNLCPNRDIYAFWDAFHPTERANSMIVEQIHTGSTEYMYPMNLSTIMALDSRV